The sequence GGGTTTGGTATGGCTCAGCACCTCGGTGGTGACGCCGAAGAGCAGGTGGTATTCGCGATTGCTCGGAAACACCATCTGGCTCTGTCGCTCGAGCTGGATGCGCAGGATGTTGAGCACGTCGGCTTCCGCCACGGCCCGTTTCAGATCGTGCTCGACGCGTGCGCCCAGCTTGACCATGTCGCCCGGCACCATGGTCGGCGGCCCGCAGACGGTCACCTCGGCGCCGAGTTTGGTCAGCCCGTAGATGTTCGACCGCGCCACGCGCGAATGGGAGATATCGCCGATGATGGTGACCTTCTTGCCTTTCAGGTTCCCCAGGCGCTGGCGCATGGTCATGATGTCGAGCAGGCCCTGCGTGGGATGCTCGTGCGCGCCGTCGCCGGCGTTGATCACGCTGGCCCGGAGCACGCGCGACAGGTAGGCGGCGGCGCCGGGCGACGAGTGGCGCATGACGATCATGTCGACCTTCATGGCCTCGATGTTCTGGGCGGTATCCCTGAGCGTCTCGCCCTTCTTCAGCGACGAGCTGGCGGCGGCGAAGTTGACGATGTCGGCGGACAGGCGCTTCTCGGCCAGCTCGAAGCTGATGCGCGTGCGCGTGCTGGGCTCGAAGAAGAGGTTTACGACCGTCTTGCCGCGCATGATCGGCACGCTGCGCACCGGCCGGTCGAACACCGAGCGGAAAGCCTCGGCGGTATCCAGGATGGAGAGGATTTCCTCCCGCGTCAGATCCTCCAGACCGATGAGATCCTTGCGCTGGAGCGCCATCAGTCCTGCACCTCCCCGACGACGACTTCCTCCGCCCCGTCGAATTCCTTCACGCGCACCTTGATGATCTCCCGCTGTGACGTGGGTACGTTCTTGCCGACGAAGTCGGGGCGGATGGGCAGTTCGCGATGCCCGCGGTCGACGAGCACGGCGAGGCGGATGGCGCGCGGCCGGCCCCAGTCCATGATCACGCCGATGGCCGCACGCACGGTGCGTCCGGTGTAGAGCACGTCGTCGACCAGGATCACGATCTTGTCGGTGACGTCCATGGGCACGTTGGTCTCGTTGATGCGCGGCGCGGGTCCGATGGTCGACAGATCGTCGCGGTAGAAGGTGATGTCGATGGCCCCCTGCGGCAGCTTCACCTTCTCGACCCGCTCGATGGCCTCGGCGATCATGCCCGCCAGGGGCACGCCCCGCCGTTGCACGCCCAGCAATATCAAGTCCTTGGTACCCTTGTTGGCCTCGAGGATCTCGTGGGCGATGCGCGTCATCGCCCGGCGGACCTCCTTGCCGTTCATGATGATGGTCTTCTCGACGAAAGTCATGAGGTCGCTCCCTCCTGGCGGCCGGGGCGCGGGGCACAAAAAAAGGGCAGGGCGTCAACGCACCCGTACCCATTCTGTTCCCCATCACGCCTCCTTGGGGCCTCACGGGGCCGATTTAAAGGATGCTTCAGTATCTCGCTGCCGGGTAATGTAGCAGACCGGCGGGCACGGGGCAAGCTGTCACCCCCCGCGCAGCAATT comes from bacterium and encodes:
- the pyrR gene encoding bifunctional pyr operon transcriptional regulator/uracil phosphoribosyltransferase PyrR; the encoded protein is MTFVEKTIIMNGKEVRRAMTRIAHEILEANKGTKDLILLGVQRRGVPLAGMIAEAIERVEKVKLPQGAIDITFYRDDLSTIGPAPRINETNVPMDVTDKIVILVDDVLYTGRTVRAAIGVIMDWGRPRAIRLAVLVDRGHRELPIRPDFVGKNVPTSQREIIKVRVKEFDGAEEVVVGEVQD
- a CDS encoding aspartate carbamoyltransferase catalytic subunit, which translates into the protein MALQRKDLIGLEDLTREEILSILDTAEAFRSVFDRPVRSVPIMRGKTVVNLFFEPSTRTRISFELAEKRLSADIVNFAAASSSLKKGETLRDTAQNIEAMKVDMIVMRHSSPGAAAYLSRVLRASVINAGDGAHEHPTQGLLDIMTMRQRLGNLKGKKVTIIGDISHSRVARSNIYGLTKLGAEVTVCGPPTMVPGDMVKLGARVEHDLKRAVAEADVLNILRIQLERQSQMVFPSNREYHLLFGVTTEVLSHTKPDCFVMHPGPMNRDVEISSEVADGPRQVILEQVTNGVAVRMAVIYVLSGGDPGHLGAPAA